DNA from Candidatus Stoquefichus sp. SB1:
AAAGAAGTGTGTCCAAAAGATGCTATAAGTATTGTTGATGGACGTAGCGTTATTGATCAAGAAAAGTGTATCAAATGTGGATTATGTATTAAAAATTGTCCTTATGGAGCAATTATGAAAATGGAAAGACCATGTGCAAAAGCATGTGGTATGGATGCTATTCGTACTGATGAGAATGGACATGCAGATATAGATTATGATAAATGTGTGTCTTGTGGAATGTGTCTGGTGAATTGTCCATTTGGTGCAATTAGTGATAAAGGACAAATCTTTCAATTGATTACTGCAATGAAGCAGGGATATAAAGTTTATGCAGCTGTAGCACCGGCTTTTGTAGGACAATTAGGACCAAAAGTCACACCTGAAAAATTAAAGGGTGCGATGAAGGCATTAGGATTTGAAGATACAGTTGAAGTGGCTATTGGCGCTGATTTATGTACAGTTGAAGAAGCTGAAGATTTTTTAAGTAAAGTTCCAAAAGAACAACCGTTTATGGGAACGTCATGTTGTCCGGCCTGGTCAGTGATGGCTAAAAAATTGTTTCCAGAATTTAAACCTTATATTTCTATGGCGCTAACACCAATGGTTTTAACTGCTCGTATGATTAAAAAAGATCATCCAGACTGTAAAGTTGTTTTTGTAGGACCATGTGCAGCTAAAAAGCTAGAAGCTTCTCGTAAATCAGTTCGTAGTGATGTTGATTTTGTTTTAACTTTTGAAGAAATTATGGGTATGTTTGAAGCAAAAGATATTCATTTTGAAGATTTAACAGAGGAAGAAGAATTGGGTGAAGCAACAGCTGATGGACGTGGTTTTGCAGTCAGTGGAGGAGTCGCTCAGGCAGTTGTGAATTGTATCCATAAGACACATCCTGATGTTGAAGTGAAGGTACATGCTGAAGAAAGTCTACGTAATTGCCGCAAGATGTTACAGGATGCTAAAAAAGGTGTTTATGATGGTTATCTGTTAGAAGGTATGGCATGTCCTGGAGGATGTATTGCAGGCGCAGGGACATTACAATCAATTGTTCGTGCAAAAGGTGCAGTCAATAAGTTTAAGGCAAGTTCAAAAAAGAAAGTGTCTTCTGAAAGTGAATATGTTGAACGCTTAGAAGAACTAGTTGAGGAATAAATATTGATGAAACTCGGATGTACGTATATATGTGTGACAGATATGGAAAAATCATTAGATTTTTATCAGAAATTATTACAACAAGAACCCACATATCAAAATGAAAATCGTTGGGCACAATTTGATATTGGGAATGTATTCGCATTATATAATGCTCAGTATGATCTAGATAAAATGAATTCTTCTAAAGATGTTTTACAATGTTATAATGATGCTTATCAGAAATATTTTCAACTTCCAAAACATATAACAAATACAAATATTGTTTTGAATTTTGAAGTTGATGATTTAAAAAAGGAATATACAAGAGTAAAAGCTTTAAATATAGGTCAAGTTTCACCATTGTTTTATGTAAATATAGCTGCTCCATATTGGTATTTTACAATTCAAGATCCAGATGGAAATGAATTAGAGATAACAGGAGGATATGATGATAAAAGTGATTATAGATAGACCATTAGGTAGTTACCATCCTCAATATCCAGATCTTTATTATCCAGTTAATTATGGATATATTGAAGGTGTGATTGCAGGCGATGGGGAAGAACAAGATGCTTATGTTTTAGGGGTTAATGAACCAGTCAGTGAATTTATAGGCGAACTCTATGCCATTGTACATAGACAAGATGATGTTGAGGATAAATGGATAGTTGTTCCACCTAAAAGTCATTATAATATTGAAGAGATTGAACAAGCCATTTCATTTTGTGAACAATACTTTTCGCATGAAATAGAAATCATTCATTCTCATGAATTTTAATTATTGATAAAAAGAATATAGAAAAGTCATAAAATCAATGAGGATATGAAAAGAATAAATAGTGGTAGTTTCATCAAAAATGTAACTACCATTTTCAATTTATCGAAAAAAGTTTACGAAACATCTCAAAGAGTTGTATAATGCAAAACATAGGGGGAATGTTGCATGGGTGTTGATGAAAATAATTTTGCAAAAGGGAAGATGTCAAGTCATATATTACATTTAGCAGGGCCAATGATAGTTGCTCAATTCATTAATGTTTTATATAACGTCATAGATCGCATTTATATTGGAAGAATTCCTGAGGCTGCTACTTTAGCAATGGGTGGACTAGGATTGTGTCTGCCCATTATATCTATTATTATTGCTTTTGCGAATTTGTTTGGAATGGGTGGATCCCCATTATGTTCAATTGCGAGAGGACAAGGAAAAATAGATGAAGCAGAAGAAATTATGGGCAATTCTTTTACACTTTTGATTATTTTTTCTATTCTTATTATGGGAATTGGGTTGATTTTTAAAGAACAATTATTGTGGTTATTTGGAGCAAGTTCACAGACAATAGGTTATGCTAATGATTATTTGACGATTTATTTATTAGGAACATTGTTTGTATTAATTGGACTTGGTATGAATAGTTTTATTAATAGTCAGGGCTTTGCTAAAATTGGGATGATGACTGTCCTTTTAGGTGCCATAACAAATATTATTTTAGATCCAGTGTTTATTTTTACTTTTTCAATGGGGGTTAAAGGAGCGGCTCTAGCAACTGTTATTTCTCAGTTTGTATCTGCAGTGTGGACTTTTCGTTTTTTAACAGGACAAAAAACAATTTTAAAAATTAGAAAAGAAAAAATGCATCTTCAGATACATCACGTGAAACGTATA
Protein-coding regions in this window:
- a CDS encoding 4Fe-4S dicluster domain-containing protein, with amino-acid sequence MRGIYSSVTDIRRKIFTEIARMAYNGDYSNIEELPYKIIPGEVATYRESIFLERAIVGERLRLAMGLPLRPIDQHAPLPTGISNSIIAEKYYEPPLINIIKFACHACPDNVVKVTDACQGCLAHPCKEVCPKDAISIVDGRSVIDQEKCIKCGLCIKNCPYGAIMKMERPCAKACGMDAIRTDENGHADIDYDKCVSCGMCLVNCPFGAISDKGQIFQLITAMKQGYKVYAAVAPAFVGQLGPKVTPEKLKGAMKALGFEDTVEVAIGADLCTVEEAEDFLSKVPKEQPFMGTSCCPAWSVMAKKLFPEFKPYISMALTPMVLTARMIKKDHPDCKVVFVGPCAAKKLEASRKSVRSDVDFVLTFEEIMGMFEAKDIHFEDLTEEEELGEATADGRGFAVSGGVAQAVVNCIHKTHPDVEVKVHAEESLRNCRKMLQDAKKGVYDGYLLEGMACPGGCIAGAGTLQSIVRAKGAVNKFKASSKKKVSSESEYVERLEELVEE
- a CDS encoding VOC family protein; the encoded protein is MEKSLDFYQKLLQQEPTYQNENRWAQFDIGNVFALYNAQYDLDKMNSSKDVLQCYNDAYQKYFQLPKHITNTNIVLNFEVDDLKKEYTRVKALNIGQVSPLFYVNIAAPYWYFTIQDPDGNELEITGGYDDKSDYR
- a CDS encoding inorganic diphosphatase — its product is MIKVIIDRPLGSYHPQYPDLYYPVNYGYIEGVIAGDGEEQDAYVLGVNEPVSEFIGELYAIVHRQDDVEDKWIVVPPKSHYNIEEIEQAISFCEQYFSHEIEIIHSHEF
- a CDS encoding MATE family efflux transporter yields the protein MGVDENNFAKGKMSSHILHLAGPMIVAQFINVLYNVIDRIYIGRIPEAATLAMGGLGLCLPIISIIIAFANLFGMGGSPLCSIARGQGKIDEAEEIMGNSFTLLIIFSILIMGIGLIFKEQLLWLFGASSQTIGYANDYLTIYLLGTLFVLIGLGMNSFINSQGFAKIGMMTVLLGAITNIILDPVFIFTFSMGVKGAALATVISQFVSAVWTFRFLTGQKTILKIRKEKMHLQIHHVKRIFSLGMAGFMMGITNSIVTIVCNSTLQIYGGDLYIAIMTIINSIREVISLPGQGLANASQPVLGFNYGAKKYQRVLQGMKYVTIASLITSLILWLSVTTFPELFIRIFSHNSDMIMHGTKAIRLYFFGFFMMSFQMTGQAIAVGLGKSKQAVFFSVFRKVIIVAPLTVILPMFIGIDGVFIAEAISNFIGGGACYITMLLTIGKDLRKKTKTYSF